A stretch of the Methanosarcinales archaeon genome encodes the following:
- a CDS encoding DUF1858 domain-containing protein translates to MEITEEWKLERVIDLFPETVRLFHDVGFTDLESPVMRHAAKLVSIKEAAGLMGADVEHLVLRLNQCIQVD, encoded by the coding sequence ATGGAAATTACAGAAGAGTGGAAACTTGAAAGGGTTATTGACCTATTTCCTGAAACGGTTCGTTTATTTCATGATGTGGGATTTACAGATCTTGAATCACCGGTAATGCGACATGCTGCCAAGCTGGTATCTATCAAAGAGGCTGCCGGGCTAATGGGAGCAGATGTTGAACATCTGGTTCTGAGATTAAACCAGTGTATTCAGGTAGATTGA